The genomic region AACAACAAACCCGACGCCGCGACCGTGCTCAAGAAGCTCAAGAGCGACGAGACGTTCGTCTACCTCGCCCGTGCCGTCGATCCGGCCGTCGCCGACGCGATCACCACCAAGTTCCCCGAGGTCGGCACGGAGCGCCAGGACCTGCGTCAGTACCCGGGCGGCTCGCTGGCGGCCAACATCATCGGCGGCATCGACTGGGACGGGCACGGTCTGCTGGGACTGGAGGATTCGCTCGACGCGGTGCTGGCCGGAACCGACGGCTCGATCACCTACGACCGCGGCAGCGACGGCGTGGTGATCCCGGGCAGCTACCGCAACCGCCACGACGCGGTCGACGGATCGACGGTGATGCTGACCCTCGACGACGACATCCAGTTCTACGTGCAGCAGCAGGTGCAGCAGGCGAAGAACGCCTCCGGTGCCAAGCACGTGTCGGCGGTGGTGCTGGACGCGAGAACCAGTGAGGTGCTCGCGATGGCCAACGACAACACCTTCGATCCGAGCCAGGACATCGGCAGGCAGGACCACCGCGAACTCGGCAACCCCGCGGTGTCGTCACCGTTCGAACCGGGTTCGGTCAACAAGGTAGTCACCGCCGCCTCTGTCATCGAGTACGGGCTGTCCAACCCCGACGAGGTGCTGCAGGTGCCGGGTTCCATCTCGATGGGCGGTGTCACCGTCGGCGACGCCTGGGAGCACGGCACCATGCCGTACACGACGACCGGCATCTTCGGGAAGTCGTCCAACGTGGGCACGCTGATGCTGGCCCAGCGGCTGGGCCCGGAACGGTTCTTCGACATGGTGCGCAAGTTCGGTCTCGGCCAGCGCACCGGTGTCGGCCTGCCGGGCGAGAGTGCGGGCCTGGTTCCCCCGATCGACCAGTGGTCGGGCAGCACGTTCGCCAACCTGCCTATCGGACAGGGTCTTTCGATGACACTGCTGCAGATGACCGGCATGTACCAGACCATCGCCAACGACGGTGTGCGCATCCCGCCGCGGATCGTCAAGACCTCGATCGCCCCGGACGGGACTCGCACCGACGAACCGCGGCCCGAGGGAGTCCGGGTGGTGTCGCCCCAGACCGCAAGGACCGTGCGCAACATGCTCCGGGCGGCCACCCAGCGTGACCCGATGGGCTACCAACAGGGCACCGGGCCGCAGGCCGCGGTCGAGGGGTATCAGATCGCCGGCAAGACCGGCACCGCCCAGCAGATCAACCCGGCGTGCGGGTGCTACTACAGCGACGTCTACTGGATCACCTTCGCCGGAATCGCCACGGCCGACGATCCGCGCTACGTGG from Mycobacterium sp. IDR2000157661 harbors:
- a CDS encoding peptidoglycan D,D-transpeptidase FtsI family protein; the encoded protein is MTRGERQRRAPNASRANRTSAQERPAKARRTRAPSTDAGLRSASFLFRHRVGNAAIFLVLVVAAGQLFNLQVPRAEGLRAEAAGQLKVTDVQQALRGSIVDRNNDKLAFTIEARALTFQPVKVRKQLEEAFQKGGAKPDEAPEPQRRLRDIAAEVASRLNNKPDAATVLKKLKSDETFVYLARAVDPAVADAITTKFPEVGTERQDLRQYPGGSLAANIIGGIDWDGHGLLGLEDSLDAVLAGTDGSITYDRGSDGVVIPGSYRNRHDAVDGSTVMLTLDDDIQFYVQQQVQQAKNASGAKHVSAVVLDARTSEVLAMANDNTFDPSQDIGRQDHRELGNPAVSSPFEPGSVNKVVTAASVIEYGLSNPDEVLQVPGSISMGGVTVGDAWEHGTMPYTTTGIFGKSSNVGTLMLAQRLGPERFFDMVRKFGLGQRTGVGLPGESAGLVPPIDQWSGSTFANLPIGQGLSMTLLQMTGMYQTIANDGVRIPPRIVKTSIAPDGTRTDEPRPEGVRVVSPQTARTVRNMLRAATQRDPMGYQQGTGPQAAVEGYQIAGKTGTAQQINPACGCYYSDVYWITFAGIATADDPRYVVGIMMDAPHRAADGTPGSSAAPLFHNITSWLLQRENVPLSPDPGPPLTLQAD